Proteins co-encoded in one Firmicutes bacterium CAG:345 genomic window:
- a CDS encoding cobalt ABC superfamily ATP binding cassette transporter ABC protein (product inferred by homology to UniProt), with translation MSEAIRFSHVYFSYEQNKDVVEASKCTINDVSFTINKGEYVALIGHNGSGKSTIAKIIVGILEAFTDGNENDGVYIDGIKMTENNYQSLQKKIGMVFQNPDNQFIGSTVQDDIAFSLENVAMPYDQMKVLVEEYSKKVGMYEYLSREPSSLSGGQKQRVAIAGTLVRHPEILVLDEATSMLDPQGRNDIRTLIRNMKKENPDLTIISITHDIEEAYQSDHVIVINKGKVVKEGTPDDVFSDEVLMKKIDLTIPFYKQLKNELEKYGIDINGVDNIDELVDRLCR, from the coding sequence ATGAGTGAAGCGATAAGATTTAGTCATGTTTATTTTAGCTATGAACAAAATAAAGATGTAGTTGAAGCAAGCAAATGCACAATCAATGATGTTTCATTTACTATAAATAAGGGTGAGTATGTGGCTCTTATTGGTCATAATGGGTCGGGTAAAAGTACAATTGCAAAAATAATAGTAGGTATACTTGAAGCTTTTACTGATGGAAATGAAAACGATGGTGTTTATATTGATGGAATTAAAATGACTGAAAATAATTACCAAAGTTTGCAAAAGAAGATAGGTATGGTTTTTCAGAATCCTGATAACCAGTTTATCGGTTCAACTGTTCAGGATGATATTGCCTTTAGTTTGGAAAATGTTGCAATGCCTTATGATCAAATGAAAGTTTTAGTTGAAGAATATTCTAAGAAGGTTGGAATGTATGAATATTTATCACGTGAGCCTTCTTCACTTTCTGGTGGGCAAAAACAAAGAGTAGCTATTGCTGGAACTTTAGTGCGACATCCTGAAATTTTAGTTTTAGATGAAGCTACTTCGATGTTAGATCCTCAAGGTAGAAATGATATTCGTACTTTGATAAGAAATATGAAAAAAGAAAATCCTGATTTAACCATTATTTCTATTACACATGATATTGAAGAAGCTTATCAATCTGATCACGTTATAGTGATAAATAAGGGAAAAGTTGTTAAAGAGGGAACCCCTGATGATGTCTTTAGTGATGAAGTTCTTATGAAAAAAATAGATTTGACTATTCCTTTTTATAAGCAATTAAAGAACGAATTAGAAAAATATGGTATCGATATTAATGGTGTCGATAATATAGATGAATTGGTGGATAGATTATGTCGATAG
- a CDS encoding unknown (no significant homology to UniProt), with the protein MSDLINEQNNTLNEKEKIERLKKDISKKSTKRIIYGSLAIIFCYAMILGIMYGVSNGDEKTRMIVLIVFGSLLGASLLAFIIYVCLKSYFDKKYLDPEYVDKRKQKLQLRRKNRKGEK; encoded by the coding sequence ATGTCTGATTTGATAAATGAACAAAATAATACTCTTAATGAAAAAGAAAAGATAGAAAGATTAAAAAAAGATATTAGCAAAAAATCAACCAAAAGAATTATTTATGGAAGCTTAGCAATTATTTTTTGCTATGCAATGATTCTTGGAATTATGTATGGTGTTTCTAATGGCGATGAAAAAACTAGAATGATTGTTCTTATTGTTTTTGGAAGTTTATTAGGAGCAAGTTTATTAGCTTTTATTATTTATGTTTGTCTTAAATCTTATTTTGATAAAAAATATCTTGATCCTGAATATGTTGACAAGCGTAAGCAAAAATTGCAATTGCGAAGAAAAAATAGAAAAGGTGAAAAATGA
- a CDS encoding dCMP deaminase (product inferred by homology to UniProt) — MVLEKNYISWDEYFMGIAILSSKRSKDPSTKVGACIVSQDNKVLSLGYNGMPIGVDDNLIPWEREGKELETKYPYVCHAELNAILNSNHDLKNSKIYVTLFPCNECAKAVIQSGIKEVIYLSDKYENTNSTIASKKMLNMAGIKLTKYHGKILVPEFVGDKENV; from the coding sequence ATGGTTTTAGAAAAGAATTATATTTCATGGGATGAATATTTTATGGGAATTGCAATATTGAGTTCAAAAAGAAGCAAAGATCCTTCAACGAAAGTAGGAGCTTGCATTGTTTCACAAGATAACAAGGTACTTTCTTTGGGATATAATGGAATGCCAATTGGTGTTGACGATAATTTAATTCCATGGGAAAGAGAAGGAAAAGAACTTGAAACAAAATATCCATATGTATGCCATGCAGAGCTTAATGCTATTTTAAATTCTAATCATGATTTAAAGAATTCTAAAATTTATGTTACTTTGTTTCCTTGTAATGAATGTGCTAAAGCGGTTATTCAATCTGGAATTAAAGAAGTTATTTATTTGAGTGATAAATATGAAAATACAAACTCGACTATCGCAAGTAAAAAAATGCTTAATATGGCTGGAATAAAATTGACTAAATATCATGGAAAAATCTTAGTTCCTGAATTTGTTGGAGATAAAGAAAATGTCTGA
- a CDS encoding probable transcriptional regulatory protein Mfl546 (product inferred by homology to UniProt), translating to MGRAHEVRAASMAATNARKSALYMKASSEIYLAAKSGTPDPRENLALRSAIEKWKAQDVTREVIERAIAKAKGGSADSYEAGRYEAFGPGGTAIVINTLTDNNKRAFANVRAAVTHHGGTISDRSGSAAFHFEDAGVIEFVGNDVDALTETLILNEVDVKEVKQVEDNVIKVLVSPKELAKAKDVLNQNGVEKFDVAETKMIPVDVVDLDGEEKQKLKNLLDALDEVEDVQSVFHNANI from the coding sequence ATGGGACGTGCACACGAAGTACGCGCTGCAAGTATGGCAGCCACAAACGCAAGAAAAAGTGCGTTATATATGAAAGCATCTAGCGAAATCTATCTTGCTGCAAAATCTGGTACTCCAGACCCAAGAGAAAATTTAGCTCTTAGATCAGCTATTGAAAAATGGAAAGCTCAAGATGTCACAAGAGAAGTCATCGAAAGAGCTATTGCAAAAGCTAAAGGCGGTTCGGCTGATAGCTACGAAGCAGGAAGATACGAAGCATTTGGACCTGGCGGTACAGCAATTGTTATCAACACATTAACAGATAATAACAAAAGAGCCTTTGCAAATGTAAGAGCTGCTGTTACACATCATGGTGGAACTATTTCTGACAGAAGTGGTTCAGCTGCATTCCACTTTGAAGATGCCGGTGTTATTGAATTTGTTGGAAACGATGTTGATGCTTTAACAGAAACTTTAATATTAAATGAAGTTGACGTAAAAGAAGTTAAACAAGTTGAAGATAACGTTATCAAAGTTTTAGTTTCTCCAAAAGAATTAGCAAAAGCTAAAGATGTTTTAAATCAAAATGGCGTTGAAAAATTTGATGTAGCCGAAACTAAAATGATTCCAGTCGATGTCGTCGATCTCGATGGAGAAGAAAAGCAAAAATTAAAGAACTTACTCGATGCTCTTGATGAAGTCGAAGATGTTCAATCAGTTTTCCATAACGCAAATATCTAA
- a CDS encoding uracil-DNA glycosylase (product inferred by homology to UniProt), with amino-acid sequence MINDIFQNLDNSYQDLELSPEFKENLNKTVLKAYAERTVFPSIENLFKALNLTPLNKVKVVILGQDPYQTKGFASGLAFGVNPGVKIPKSLKNILIELNNDLNLSIDTSIGHSLKGWAEQGVLLLNTILTVEEGISLSHKDFKWQDFTDAIIKKINGLNHKVVFILWGKNAQEKEKIINSKNIIIKSAHPSPLSAHNGFFGSHPFSKTNKILLENKLTPIDWSKID; translated from the coding sequence ATGATAAACGATATATTCCAAAATTTAGATAATAGTTATCAAGACTTGGAATTATCACCAGAATTTAAAGAAAATTTAAATAAAACGGTTCTTAAAGCATATGCAGAAAGAACCGTTTTTCCTTCCATAGAAAATTTATTTAAAGCTTTAAATTTAACACCTTTAAACAAAGTAAAAGTTGTTATCTTAGGCCAAGACCCCTATCAAACTAAAGGTTTTGCTTCTGGACTAGCTTTTGGTGTAAATCCTGGTGTAAAAATTCCAAAAAGTCTCAAAAATATTTTGATCGAATTAAATAATGACTTAAATTTATCAATTGATACATCAATAGGACATTCATTAAAAGGATGGGCTGAACAAGGAGTACTATTGCTGAACACTATTTTAACAGTTGAAGAAGGAATATCTTTATCTCATAAAGATTTTAAATGGCAAGATTTCACAGATGCAATCATAAAAAAAATAAATGGTCTAAATCACAAGGTAGTATTTATTTTATGGGGGAAAAACGCTCAAGAAAAGGAAAAAATTATCAATTCTAAAAATATCATAATAAAAAGTGCACACCCTTCTCCACTTTCTGCACATAATGGTTTTTTCGGTAGTCATCCATTTTCTAAAACAAATAAAATACTTCTAGAAAATAAATTAACTCCTATCGATTGGTCAAAAATCGATTGA